A DNA window from Thermodesulfatator atlanticus DSM 21156 contains the following coding sequences:
- a CDS encoding AbrB/MazE/SpoVT family DNA-binding domain-containing protein, whose amino-acid sequence MEPLIVGERGQITIPKEIRKKYGIKPKQILLLEERDGELVIKPAVIVPLEKLKKLARDIDLDLIKKFLQENELEPEEEEEILRSWKL is encoded by the coding sequence ATGGAGCCTTTGATTGTAGGTGAAAGAGGCCAGATTACGATTCCCAAAGAAATCAGGAAAAAATATGGAATTAAGCCAAAACAAATACTTCTTCTTGAGGAAAGAGACGGAGAACTGGTAATAAAACCCGCCGTGATAGTGCCCTTAGAAAAACTAAAAAAGCTGGCGCGAGATATTGATCTCGATTTGATTAAAAAATTCTTGCAAGAAAATGAGCTTGAGCCAGAAGAGGAAGAAGAAATTTTGAGGAGCTGGAAGCTTTGA
- the rpoC gene encoding DNA-directed RNA polymerase subunit beta', with product MEDLLSYFTKPKDPMNIKAVRLGLASPEKILEWSHGEVKKPETINYRTLKPERDGLFCAKIFGPVKDYECLCGKYKRMKHRGVICEKCGVEVIQSKVRRERMGHISLAAPVAHIWYLRSIPSKIGALLDMTLKELERVLYFESFVVTESDIPEVPVGKVLSEEEYQNLLQVHGPRFQIGIGAEAIKTILQNLDLDKLSQELREEMAKTRSEAKRKKLGKRLRIVEALKESGNRPEWMILEVIPVIPPDLRPLVPLEGGRFATSDLNDLYRRVINRNNRLKRLMDLDAPDIIVRNEMRMLQEAVDTLFDNGRRGRPVTGPNRRPLKSLSDMLKGKQGRFRQNLLGKRVDYSGRSVIVVGPELRMHQCGLPKKMALELFKPFIYHWLEKNGHVTTIKSAKKMVEKEDPLVWDALDEIVKEHPVMLNRAPTLHRLGIQAFEPVLIDSKAIQLHPLVCVAYNADFDGDQMAVHLPLSVEAQTESRVLMLSTNNILLPANGIPVVYPTQDMVLGIFYITQERPFAKGEGRIFANREEAILAYEEGEVDLQAKVKVRMNGKLVDTTVGRVLFSTIVPEEIKFEEYNKPLAKKALQKLIDLSYRRAGAKKTVIFADRMKDMGYYFATKAALSICVDNLHIPSRKKELLEEAERKVKEIWEQYHEGLITDGERYNKVVDVWATVTEKVTEEMIKEMETKEYVGPDGKKVVGPSGNPVYIMAYSGARGSKDQIRQLAGMRGLMAKPTGEIIETPIKSNFREGLSVLEYFISTHGARKGLADTALKTANAGYLTRRLVDVAQDCTITEEDCQTIDGIEVGHLIEGGEIMEPVWDRVLGRVALEDVVDPVTGEVLVRANEEIDEKAVARLRDAGIEKVTIRSVLTCQSKHGVCAKCYGRDLATGRLVEIGEAVGVIAAQSIGEPGTQLTMRTFHIGGTASRAAEQSEHRAQSQGVVKFINLRTVRTDEGYLVAMNRQGEIAIITSDGREKERYPVVYGARILVEEGQKVKPGDLLVEWDPFTIPIITEVSGRVKFGDIIEGVTVDEKTDPITGKVSIIVREYKHTDYRPRVSIKDERGRTIKIPGKGYARYLLPVGAILTVNEGDEVKAGDIIAKIPRETTKTKDITGGLPRVAELFEARKPKEFAIISEIDGVVHFDKEIKGKRKLIVKPEVGDPKEYLIPKGKHIAVHEGDFVRAGEPLIEGSPNPHDILRVKGVKGLARFLVEEIQEVYRLQGVRINDKHFEVIVRQMLKKVKIREVGDTNFMIGELVDKVRFEEENERVLALGGRPAVAEPLILGITKASLAVESFLAAASFQETTKVLTEASLAGKVDYLRGLKENIIIGRLIPAGTGRVYYDMKEEQRKQKTSAELAA from the coding sequence ATGGAAGATCTTCTTTCCTATTTTACCAAGCCCAAGGATCCGATGAATATCAAGGCGGTGCGGCTTGGCTTGGCCTCTCCGGAAAAAATCCTTGAGTGGAGTCACGGAGAGGTCAAAAAACCGGAGACCATCAATTATCGTACCTTAAAACCCGAGCGCGACGGACTATTTTGTGCCAAGATCTTTGGCCCGGTAAAAGACTACGAGTGTTTATGCGGAAAGTACAAGCGCATGAAACACCGCGGGGTTATCTGTGAAAAGTGCGGTGTGGAAGTAATTCAGAGCAAAGTTCGCCGTGAAAGAATGGGCCATATTAGCCTTGCTGCACCTGTAGCACATATTTGGTACCTGCGAAGCATTCCCAGCAAAATTGGCGCTCTTCTCGATATGACCCTTAAAGAGCTTGAAAGGGTGCTTTACTTTGAAAGTTTTGTAGTAACTGAAAGCGACATTCCCGAAGTCCCTGTAGGGAAAGTCCTTTCAGAAGAAGAATATCAGAATCTCCTTCAAGTTCATGGGCCGCGTTTTCAGATTGGCATTGGTGCTGAAGCCATCAAAACTATCCTCCAAAACCTGGATTTAGATAAGCTTTCCCAAGAGCTTCGTGAAGAAATGGCCAAGACTCGCAGTGAGGCCAAGCGTAAAAAGCTTGGCAAGCGCTTGCGCATTGTTGAAGCCCTCAAGGAATCTGGCAACCGCCCAGAGTGGATGATTCTTGAAGTTATTCCCGTGATACCACCTGACCTCAGGCCGCTTGTTCCTCTTGAAGGTGGGCGCTTTGCCACCTCTGATTTAAACGACCTTTATCGCCGTGTTATCAACCGTAACAACCGCCTTAAGCGCTTAATGGATCTTGATGCCCCGGACATCATTGTCCGTAACGAAATGCGCATGCTTCAGGAGGCGGTTGACACCCTGTTTGATAACGGCCGCAGGGGGCGTCCAGTCACTGGTCCGAACCGTCGTCCTTTAAAGAGCCTTTCTGACATGCTCAAGGGTAAACAGGGGCGCTTTCGTCAGAATCTTCTTGGGAAGCGTGTGGATTACTCGGGGCGTTCCGTTATCGTGGTTGGCCCTGAGCTTCGTATGCATCAGTGTGGACTTCCTAAAAAGATGGCCCTTGAGCTTTTTAAGCCCTTTATTTACCACTGGCTTGAGAAAAACGGTCACGTAACCACCATCAAAAGTGCTAAGAAGATGGTGGAAAAAGAAGATCCATTGGTGTGGGATGCCCTTGACGAAATTGTCAAAGAACACCCGGTGATGCTAAACCGTGCGCCTACTCTTCATCGTTTGGGTATCCAGGCCTTTGAGCCGGTGCTCATCGACTCCAAAGCTATCCAGCTACATCCCCTTGTGTGCGTGGCTTATAACGCAGACTTCGACGGTGACCAGATGGCCGTGCATCTGCCGCTTTCTGTGGAAGCGCAGACTGAAAGCCGGGTGCTGATGCTTTCCACCAACAACATTCTTCTCCCAGCAAACGGTATCCCGGTTGTTTATCCCACCCAGGACATGGTCCTTGGGATTTTTTACATCACCCAGGAGCGTCCCTTTGCCAAGGGAGAAGGGCGCATTTTTGCCAATCGCGAAGAGGCTATTTTGGCCTATGAGGAAGGGGAAGTTGATCTTCAGGCCAAAGTAAAAGTGCGCATGAATGGCAAGCTGGTTGATACAACCGTTGGTAGGGTGCTTTTCTCTACCATTGTCCCTGAAGAAATCAAATTTGAAGAATACAACAAGCCTCTTGCGAAAAAGGCTTTACAGAAGCTCATAGACCTTTCTTATCGTAGGGCGGGAGCGAAAAAGACGGTCATTTTTGCAGACCGCATGAAGGACATGGGTTACTACTTTGCTACCAAGGCAGCTCTTTCAATTTGTGTGGATAACCTCCATATTCCTTCACGCAAAAAGGAACTCTTAGAAGAAGCAGAGCGTAAGGTCAAGGAAATCTGGGAGCAGTATCACGAAGGTCTTATAACTGACGGTGAACGTTACAATAAAGTCGTTGACGTGTGGGCCACGGTGACCGAAAAAGTCACCGAAGAAATGATCAAAGAAATGGAAACCAAAGAATACGTTGGCCCTGACGGCAAGAAGGTTGTTGGTCCCAGTGGCAACCCCGTTTATATCATGGCGTATTCTGGTGCCCGTGGTTCTAAAGACCAGATCCGCCAGCTTGCGGGTATGCGCGGTTTGATGGCCAAACCCACGGGAGAGATTATCGAAACACCCATTAAGTCTAATTTCCGTGAAGGGCTTTCAGTCCTTGAGTACTTTATTTCCACTCACGGTGCCCGTAAGGGGCTGGCCGATACAGCGCTTAAAACCGCTAACGCAGGGTATCTTACCCGTCGCTTGGTGGATGTGGCCCAGGATTGCACCATTACCGAAGAAGATTGCCAGACCATCGACGGGATTGAAGTAGGCCACCTTATCGAAGGTGGTGAAATCATGGAACCTGTTTGGGACCGTGTCCTCGGTCGTGTTGCTCTTGAGGATGTAGTCGATCCTGTTACCGGCGAGGTCCTTGTGCGTGCTAACGAGGAAATAGACGAAAAAGCCGTTGCCCGTTTGCGTGATGCCGGTATCGAGAAGGTAACCATTCGTTCGGTGCTAACCTGTCAGAGCAAACATGGTGTTTGTGCTAAGTGTTACGGGCGTGACCTTGCTACTGGACGCCTGGTGGAAATAGGTGAAGCCGTAGGCGTGATTGCGGCACAGTCTATCGGTGAACCAGGAACTCAGCTTACCATGCGTACCTTCCACATTGGTGGTACGGCAAGCCGTGCCGCGGAGCAGTCTGAGCACCGGGCCCAGAGCCAGGGTGTGGTCAAGTTCATTAACTTGCGCACGGTGCGCACTGATGAAGGTTATCTGGTGGCAATGAATCGCCAGGGAGAGATTGCCATCATTACCTCTGATGGCCGCGAGAAGGAAAGATATCCTGTAGTTTACGGTGCGCGTATTTTGGTAGAAGAAGGCCAAAAAGTAAAACCAGGAGACCTTCTTGTTGAATGGGATCCTTTTACCATTCCGATTATTACCGAAGTTTCTGGTCGGGTGAAATTCGGTGACATCATCGAAGGGGTGACTGTTGACGAAAAAACCGACCCCATTACCGGTAAAGTCAGCATTATTGTCCGTGAATACAAACACACAGACTATCGCCCACGTGTTTCTATCAAAGACGAACGAGGCCGTACAATCAAAATCCCTGGTAAGGGCTATGCCCGTTATCTCTTGCCTGTGGGAGCTATCCTTACTGTTAACGAAGGGGACGAAGTAAAAGCAGGTGACATTATTGCTAAGATCCCTCGTGAAACCACCAAGACCAAAGACATCACCGGTGGTTTGCCAAGGGTGGCTGAGCTTTTTGAGGCACGTAAACCTAAAGAATTTGCCATTATTAGTGAAATCGATGGCGTGGTTCATTTTGATAAAGAAATCAAGGGTAAAAGAAAACTTATTGTTAAGCCAGAAGTTGGTGATCCCAAGGAATACCTGATTCCCAAGGGTAAGCATATTGCGGTGCATGAGGGTGACTTTGTCCGTGCAGGTGAACCACTAATTGAAGGTTCTCCTAACCCGCATGACATCTTAAGGGTTAAAGGTGTTAAAGGCCTTGCGCGCTTTTTGGTGGAAGAAATCCAGGAGGTTTATCGTCTTCAGGGTGTCCGTATTAACGACAAACACTTTGAAGTTATCGTGCGTCAGATGCTCAAGAAGGTCAAAATTCGTGAGGTTGGTGATACCAACTTCATGATAGGCGAGCTGGTTGACAAAGTTCGTTTTGAAGAAGAAAACGAAAGGGTCCTTGCCCTTGGTGGGCGTCCAGCGGTGGCTGAGCCTCTTATCCTGGGTATTACCAAGGCCTCTCTTGCGGTAGAGAGCTTTCTGGCGGCGGCTTCCTTCCAGGAGACCACCAAAGTGCTCACTGAGGCCTCTTTAGCAGGCAAGGTGGATTACCTGCGAGGTCTTAAGGAAAACATCATTATTGGCCGTCTCATCCCAGCGGGAACCGGGCGGGTGTATTACGACATGAAAGAAGAGCAGCGTAAGCAGAAGACCTCTGCTGAGCTTGCGGCTTAG
- a CDS encoding type II toxin-antitoxin system VapC family toxin yields the protein MIKVFFDTNVLFAAIYSNLKGSYPSLAVKLALSGKVEGYLSHLVLFELEKNVSSKCPDKDQLLRKVLKDFNILQDIDNIFEGLPEADGILLSTAIFHGVDIFLTGNISHFQKFFNKKIGRTKVMAPKEFCLWPRVKN from the coding sequence TTGATAAAGGTTTTTTTTGATACTAACGTTTTATTTGCTGCCATTTATTCCAACTTGAAAGGTTCATATCCTTCTTTAGCAGTTAAGTTAGCTCTTTCTGGCAAAGTCGAAGGGTATCTTTCCCATTTAGTTTTATTTGAACTTGAAAAGAATGTTTCTTCGAAATGCCCTGATAAAGATCAACTTTTAAGAAAGGTCTTAAAAGATTTTAATATTCTTCAGGACATAGACAATATTTTTGAGGGGCTTCCCGAAGCAGATGGAATACTTCTATCTACCGCTATTTTCCACGGTGTAGATATCTTTTTGACGGGTAACATTTCCCATTTTCAAAAATTTTTCAACAAAAAGATCGGAAGAACTAAAGTAATGGCTCCTAAAGAATTTTGTCTTTGGCCTCGTGTAAAAAACTAG